DNA from Planctomycetota bacterium:
CGCCAGTGGCAGGAGGCCGGGCCGTACCTCGTGGCGGGCGACTTCACCGAGGCCGAACGCGGCAAGCAGGTGGCCGTGCTCGACCTCGCCACCGGCAGGCTGCTCTGGCATCGCGAGTTCCGTGAGTACGGCGACTCCTATTGGAGCTACTTCCACGGGATCGGCTGGGACGGCCAGAGCCTTCACCTGTTCGCCACGCTGGCGCCGGTGCAGGGCGGCGGCCACTTCGACGTGGTGTGCGAGCCGGCCAGCGGCCGAATCAAAGCGGTGCGGCGCTTCCTGGCCAAGGGACGCGAGTGGCCGTTCCTCTTCGACGTCGGCGAGGGCTCGGGCTTCTATGTGGACCAGGACAAGATCGCCTACGAGTTCGCACTCGACGGCTCGCCGCCGGTGCGGTACGGCGCGAACCTGCGGGACCTGGTGACGCAAACACCCGCGCAACTGCGCCGCGTGCGCAAGCGGCGCAACCTCCAGCAGTCGCAGCAGTGGATTCAGATCTACCAGTACGAGGACTACCCGCAGTACCGTCACACCCACTGGATCCTGCAACGCGGGAACCCCGACTACGAGCTTCGGCGGACGCGCCCGGGCGTTGTGCGTGGCGACCTGTTGTATGAGACCGAAGGGCCGAGCCTGCGGGTGGTGGAGTTGCCGAGCCGCCGCGACGTGGCCCAGATGCGCGTGGCGCTGCCGGCCTATCGCACCGCCCGAATCCTCGACTGGCGCGAGCAGGGCGAGAACGTGCTCGTGGTGTCCGGAATCTCGCGCGGGCCATACGAGTCCGCCATGACCCCCTATCGCATCCAGGTGAACGCCTTCGACAGGCGCACGGGGCAGCCGCAGGGCGAGCAGTTACTGGCCGATGCGCCCTACTGGCGATTTGCCATTCACCGCGACTGGCGCGACTACCCCCAGCACGAGACGCAGGTGGCCTGGGACAAGGGCGTGCTGCTCCTCACGGATGCCGACGGTCTGGCCGCGTACACGAATGCCCCCGGCGGCCCGCCCCCGCTGTCGGACAAGGCCGCCCAGATCGCCTATCGGACGTCCGCTCCCTTGACAGTGGACGGCTGGCTGGACGACTGGGAGCTCAGGACCGCCGCGCCGCTGGCGGGGGAGGGGGGGCGCCGAGGCTGGGTGCAGGTCGCGCACGACGGCGACCACCTGCGGATTGCCGTCACCAGTGAACTGCCTACGGCCTCCAGCCGGCGCGGGGCCGGCGGCTACGGGGGCGGCGACTGGCTCGAGGTGGCCGCCAGCGCGGGGAATGGCACGAGGCGCCTGAGCCTCGGGGCCGACGAGCAAGGCCACGCCGTGTGGGAGGCCGGCCACGACACGGCGGTCGGCGGGGCGCGAGGCGCGGTGCGGCATGACCCTGTGCGCCAGGCGACAACGTACGAGATGGTGTGGCCGCTCGACGAACTGATGGGGACCGACAAGCGAGAGCGGCGACGACGGCTGGGGCTGTCGCTCGCCGTGTGGCACACCCCGCTAGGCCGCCGCCCCGAGCGCGCGCTGGCCTGGGGCGATGCCTGGTGGGCGCAAGGGGCGCTCCCAGAGGCGCACCAGCTCGTCTACCTGCATCCGCTCACCCTGGCGGGCGAGGAAGCGGGCCTGACGCTGGCCCACGAACTGCCCGACCTGGAGGCGTCGTGGGAGTTCTTCAGAGACTCGTGCGACGTCCGCGCCGCGACGCGGCCGTCGGGGGTCGTGGTGGCGCGCTACGCGGCCTACCTGAAGCGCCATCCGGACGGTCCGGCCGCCGAGCGCGCACTGCCGGCGCTCGACCGAGCCTTGCGCACCAGCCTGGCCGACGACCCCGTGCCCGAGGTCCTTCGCATCGCGCAGGAGGCGGGCGTGAATGAGGCGATTCGCGCGCGCTACGCCCGGCTCGCGAAGGCCCACGTCTCCCTCTGGCTTCACACCGACCCCCGGAAGCTGCCGACAGGCCTGATGCTCCAGTTCCACGACGGCCGCGAGCGGGGCGGCTGGGGGCACCGCGTCTCCTGGGGGCTGAACCCCTGGAGGGGCGACTGGGGCGAGCCCGGCGCCCCCGGGAACCAGCAGGCCGGCCCCGTGCCGCAGGCCGACGGCTGGCAGGAACTCCGAATCCCTCTCCTCTGGATTGGCCTTGAGGAGAGGCCCCTGTGCGGCATCTCGTTTGCCCAGCATGGCGGCGGCCGCGTGGTGTGGGACCGCGCCGCGATGGTCTACGAGGGCGGCGAGAGAGTGTTCCTGGACGACGAGGCGCCCAAGGCCAGGGAGATAGTCGGGCAGTGGTCGTGGGTGGCCGAGCCGCGAAAGAGCGGCTCGCGCGCACACACCGATGCCAACCCCGGCAGTGTGAGCGATACCGTCCATCGGAACGTCGAGGGGTTCCTGACGCCGGTAGTCGAGCACCTGGTGCCGCCCGCCACGGGCGCCGTGTTGTCCCAGTGGGTCTATCTGGACCCGGCGAAACCGCCGCGCACGGTGTGCATCGCTCTGCAAGCCCGCAGCGACCCGTACCGTGTCTACTGGGGCGACGGCGTGGAGGATGGCCGCTGCCTCGGCCCGCTGCCCAAGGCGGGCGAGTGGCAGGAACTGCGCGTGCCGCTGGCCTGGACGCCCGCCTACTGCTACCCCCTGCGGGGGATCGTGTTCGAGCAGGTCGGCGGGCGGGTGTATTGGGACAGGACGGCGATAGTGGCTGGCGGCCGCGAGCAGGTGATCGTCGAGGACGAGATGCCGGCCGGCTCGGTCCGAGGGGATTGGCAGTGGGTGGAGACGCCGGTGAAGAGCGGCAAGCGTGCTCACACGAACCCGCCCCCCGAACGATACGGGGCGCACGGGGTCGTCTACCTCAGGGACCCGCTCACGCTGCACCTGCCGTTCGACCCCGCGCGGGCGGCCCTGCTGCTCCAGGAGCAGATCCCGCGCCTCGGAGCGTCGGAGGAGGCCTGGGAGTTCTTCGAGGTGCTTCGCGGCATCCTGCCGACAGGGGGCCCGCGGCAGGCGGATCGCATCCGCTGGTTCCTGAGCGAATTGCCCGAGCACCCGAAGGCGCTGACGCTCCTCAAGTCGCTTCTGGACTACTACCAGGACGCGAAGGAGCCGGACCCGCTGGCCGCGGTGGACCGCGTGATGGAGGAGAGCAAACTGCCGCGTTCCGTGCGCTACGAGTTCCGCCGCAAGTTCGGCTCGGCGGAGGCTTCGTTCATCCGCACGTGGCGCGTCCTGGGCCCGTTCCCGAGTCCGGGCGGGAGCGGGCACGCGAAGGCGTTCCCGCCCGAGACGGAGCCCGTGGCGCTGGACCGGGACTACGAGGTGGTGGGCGGCCGCGCCCGCTGGCGGTTCCACAGTTCGGACGGCAACCTGATCGATCTCGAGAGGCTGTTCAAGCCGAACGAGCACGTGGTCGCGTATGCGGTGTGCTGGGTCCGAGCCCCGAAGGCGATGCAGGTGTCGTTCGAGGCCGGAAGCGACGACGGGATGAAGCTCTGGCTGAACCGCAAGCTGCTGCTGGACCGCGCCGAGCCGCGGCCCGCCGAGCCACGCCAGGACACGGCGCCGGCCGAGCTCAAGGCGGGCTGGAACGAGGTGCTGGTGAAGGTGGATCAGACGACGCGGCAGTGGGGCTTCTATCTGGAATTGCTCGACGCCGAGGCCCGCGGGCTGCTCAAAGAGGTCACCGTGTCTGCCACCCCGCCGACGGGGCGGGACTAGGAGCCTGTCCGAGAATCCGCGTGAGGCTGCGACGCCGCCGATTCGGGCCGC
Protein-coding regions in this window:
- a CDS encoding PQQ-binding-like beta-propeller repeat protein; this encodes MRPLLLLSILVGHSALSDVAVGEDGARPYDARGEDPAADQIDWKADWDETYKANLARWEADARRLTNDEGERTLIVRTRVVRLLEALMARYPNDAARHQAALKEIAGNYYACTLPARGNHALRRLIEELPGQADLAAQALHRILEESRWEEPWSIEGGLAWVEYAATRLAGLNAAGQLPDGHPAVATAWRALAVLRRAQGRLLDAAEALESLETHTGRDDWWQLAEGELLLAAGREGQALSRFQELYARSESNWRARDRAQLLLTYPAMATPPSFASHFGLEAKWEAIRASPVPDVMERIGEALREDAEGRNILPWRDVRQTSCWAAIDRHLLAQPPEALATLRAAQEAEARQALRSGSGLATDKLLAACRRYPWAPTTHQALLAWGEEQLRAGRSGLALRAFEDVRARSADPALRARACVGSALAAAQEGGEALSQADGALAPGTRYPWLGGQEDAQAILTRLGRPSGALSEAAVPLANLARVTLRLPPEGAWPPELFADIFPRELAEVVWPLLLQPRACEAGTLVAGPQLLALFGDDPARPLWMATPTHSRGKQGRTEIANAEVLVIPGRFQPAVADGRVFTRWGLDPTRRLPTDIAAFDLRSGEMLWSTATNAAWRHLLPTGDPAAADGRVYVLALHRAHTGVLPVSAVSLVCLDAARGNVLWERSLGSQNVTLIPSSNGDYRYNQFDMSHYGSGVTVAAGAVYCQTNLGFVARCDARDGLVEWVFPYSRVPLRWNIGRVVRRQGGAPLAWRDRIVFVPRDATGAFALDARSGKLLWENPLAPSAECLGLRGGLLLTADEAGLAALDLMGGRARWHRSFPREICGRPCLLGGRVIAAVGGQLQSIEAETGRLAETTAWGSGGTPLAFGARGRTLVGVSPGALGSDQEPIGKPLNAQAPPAQEPLRLPLVRSWKLARPNPTLLVPPPEAGLDGKLLLVSEGVLECVRASAQGGVEWQRLPAPGYQGMVWTDGAVSFIYTRSVVTIDTKTGGLRWQADLPLVIRQWQEAGPYLVAGDFTEAERGKQVAVLDLATGRLLWHREFREYGDSYWSYFHGIGWDGQSLHLFATLAPVQGGGHFDVVCEPASGRIKAVRRFLAKGREWPFLFDVGEGSGFYVDQDKIAYEFALDGSPPVRYGANLRDLVTQTPAQLRRVRKRRNLQQSQQWIQIYQYEDYPQYRHTHWILQRGNPDYELRRTRPGVVRGDLLYETEGPSLRVVELPSRRDVAQMRVALPAYRTARILDWREQGENVLVVSGISRGPYESAMTPYRIQVNAFDRRTGQPQGEQLLADAPYWRFAIHRDWRDYPQHETQVAWDKGVLLLTDADGLAAYTNAPGGPPPLSDKAAQIAYRTSAPLTVDGWLDDWELRTAAPLAGEGGRRGWVQVAHDGDHLRIAVTSELPTASSRRGAGGYGGGDWLEVAASAGNGTRRLSLGADEQGHAVWEAGHDTAVGGARGAVRHDPVRQATTYEMVWPLDELMGTDKRERRRRLGLSLAVWHTPLGRRPERALAWGDAWWAQGALPEAHQLVYLHPLTLAGEEAGLTLAHELPDLEASWEFFRDSCDVRAATRPSGVVVARYAAYLKRHPDGPAAERALPALDRALRTSLADDPVPEVLRIAQEAGVNEAIRARYARLAKAHVSLWLHTDPRKLPTGLMLQFHDGRERGGWGHRVSWGLNPWRGDWGEPGAPGNQQAGPVPQADGWQELRIPLLWIGLEERPLCGISFAQHGGGRVVWDRAAMVYEGGERVFLDDEAPKAREIVGQWSWVAEPRKSGSRAHTDANPGSVSDTVHRNVEGFLTPVVEHLVPPATGAVLSQWVYLDPAKPPRTVCIALQARSDPYRVYWGDGVEDGRCLGPLPKAGEWQELRVPLAWTPAYCYPLRGIVFEQVGGRVYWDRTAIVAGGREQVIVEDEMPAGSVRGDWQWVETPVKSGKRAHTNPPPERYGAHGVVYLRDPLTLHLPFDPARAALLLQEQIPRLGASEEAWEFFEVLRGILPTGGPRQADRIRWFLSELPEHPKALTLLKSLLDYYQDAKEPDPLAAVDRVMEESKLPRSVRYEFRRKFGSAEASFIRTWRVLGPFPSPGGSGHAKAFPPETEPVALDRDYEVVGGRARWRFHSSDGNLIDLERLFKPNEHVVAYAVCWVRAPKAMQVSFEAGSDDGMKLWLNRKLLLDRAEPRPAEPRQDTAPAELKAGWNEVLVKVDQTTRQWGFYLELLDAEARGLLKEVTVSATPPTGRD